The following proteins come from a genomic window of Corallococcus sp. NCRR:
- the clpX gene encoding ATP-dependent Clp protease ATP-binding subunit ClpX: protein MESSARREEAAPLTPREIFERLDRYVIGQDAAKRAVAIAAHNHLKRIQARRMRRQSLIKKSNILLIGPTGSGKTHIARNLAEILHVPFTTVDATEYTEAGYYGKDVEVMVSDLLFKANHSVEDTQRGIIFIDEVDKIARRTQGARNGAGSRDIGGEGVQQSLLKLLEGREVHVPMNVTQAWNKSDFVQVDTRDILFICAGTFSDLHDYGDEGSRAMGFGADALGAKRKEKRISTKQLVDFGMMAEFLGRMPVMVQLERLGEPDLLRVLTEPPDAITREFKELMSLDEIELEFPESGLREVVRYSIARGLGARGLRSILEHVMSDIMFEAPERKHRQVTVDAEFVKARLAALDDVELTA, encoded by the coding sequence ATGGAGTCGTCCGCACGCAGGGAAGAGGCAGCGCCACTGACCCCGCGGGAGATCTTCGAACGTCTGGACAGGTACGTCATTGGCCAGGACGCCGCGAAGCGAGCGGTGGCCATCGCCGCGCACAACCACCTCAAGCGCATCCAGGCGCGGCGGATGCGCCGGCAGTCCCTCATCAAGAAGTCCAACATCCTGCTGATTGGTCCCACGGGCAGCGGCAAGACGCACATCGCGCGCAACCTGGCGGAGATCCTCCACGTCCCGTTCACCACCGTGGACGCCACCGAGTACACGGAGGCGGGCTACTACGGGAAGGACGTGGAGGTGATGGTGTCCGACCTGCTCTTCAAGGCGAACCACTCCGTGGAGGACACCCAGCGGGGCATCATCTTCATCGACGAGGTCGACAAGATCGCCCGCCGCACCCAGGGCGCGCGCAACGGCGCGGGCAGCCGCGACATCGGCGGCGAGGGCGTGCAGCAGTCGCTGCTGAAGCTCCTGGAGGGGCGCGAGGTGCACGTGCCCATGAACGTCACCCAGGCGTGGAACAAGAGTGACTTCGTGCAGGTGGACACGCGCGACATCCTCTTCATCTGCGCGGGCACGTTCAGCGACCTGCACGACTACGGCGACGAGGGCAGCCGGGCCATGGGCTTCGGCGCGGACGCGCTCGGGGCGAAGCGCAAGGAGAAGCGCATCTCCACGAAGCAGCTGGTGGACTTCGGGATGATGGCGGAGTTCCTGGGCCGCATGCCGGTGATGGTGCAGTTGGAGCGGCTGGGCGAGCCCGACCTCCTGCGCGTGCTCACCGAGCCGCCGGATGCCATCACCCGCGAGTTCAAGGAGCTGATGTCGCTGGATGAGATTGAATTGGAGTTCCCGGAGAGCGGCCTGCGGGAGGTGGTGCGCTACTCCATCGCGCGCGGGCTGGGGGCTCGCGGCCTGCGCTCCATCCTGGAGCACGTGATGTCGGACATCATGTTCGAGGCGCCGGAGCGCAAGCACCGTCAGGTGACGGTGGACGCGGAGTTCGTGAAGGCGCGGCTCGCGGCGCTGGACGACGTGGAGCTCACCGCTTAG
- a CDS encoding class II glutamine amidotransferase, with the protein MSAILAALSSDPNLLRCELHRLTGQVVLRPDAHANALGVGSYAQEEVLLRRLAPDRDLTLDDLGPPHESEAVLFHANRLPLGLSPEENTQPFRVRHWLFAHQGPLPDFEPLRAPLLSRVPEHLRRLVRGPTDSEVLFALFLTHLRELGRTDDPRLGPAVAGRVLRDTVREVEAALVQVGQRRMPPLNMVATNGTVLAATRRGESPLYYTRLEGSAECAHCGVTPATPETHPEVGAHRRRRTVVVASHVTRTQGWVELPQGTTLTVGADLQVQHLPAS; encoded by the coding sequence ATGTCCGCCATCCTCGCCGCCCTGTCGTCGGACCCCAACCTGCTGCGGTGCGAGCTGCACCGGCTGACCGGGCAGGTCGTCCTCCGCCCGGATGCTCACGCCAACGCGCTGGGGGTGGGCTCCTATGCCCAGGAGGAAGTGCTCCTGCGCCGCCTGGCACCGGACCGCGACCTCACGCTGGACGACCTGGGACCGCCACACGAATCAGAGGCCGTGCTCTTCCACGCGAACCGGCTGCCGCTCGGCCTGTCGCCCGAGGAGAACACCCAGCCCTTCCGGGTCCGCCACTGGTTGTTCGCCCACCAGGGGCCGCTGCCGGACTTCGAGCCCCTGCGTGCCCCGCTGCTGTCGCGCGTGCCGGAGCACCTGCGGCGGCTGGTGCGCGGCCCCACCGACAGCGAGGTCCTCTTCGCCCTGTTCCTCACGCACCTGCGGGAGCTGGGCCGCACGGATGATCCGCGCCTGGGGCCGGCCGTCGCTGGCCGCGTGTTGCGCGACACGGTGCGCGAGGTGGAGGCCGCGCTCGTGCAGGTGGGGCAGCGGCGCATGCCACCGCTCAACATGGTGGCCACCAATGGCACCGTGCTGGCCGCCACGCGTCGCGGCGAATCCCCGCTCTACTACACGCGCCTGGAGGGCAGCGCGGAGTGCGCCCACTGCGGCGTGACTCCCGCGACGCCGGAGACGCACCCGGAGGTGGGCGCGCATCGCCGCCGCCGCACGGTGGTGGTGGCCAGCCACGTGACGCGCACCCAGGGCTGGGTGGAGCTGCCGCAGGGCACGACGCTGACGGTGGGCGCGGACCTCCAGGTCCAGCACCTGCCGGCGTCCTGA
- the dnaK gene encoding molecular chaperone DnaK, which produces MADDIAIGIDLGTSYSCVSVVHEGQPTVIPNEWGETTHASCVSFLEEGSVLVGNAAKKNIITSPENTVYSAKRLIGRYYFSDEVKKAQAVMPYRIVEGDNNSVRIGVRERSYSLPEISALVLKEMKAVAETYLGREVHKAVITVPAYFNDNQRQATKDAGRIAGLEVLRILNEPTAAALAYGFGRDVNQRVVVYDLGGGTFDVSILEIGKDVFEVLATAGDTYLGGDDFDDRIMTWMADDFLNRTRLDLRQNKYCLQMLKDAAEKAKIDVGQYGTADILCAGICQDANGNVMDLRNTLNQDQFNRMVMDLVQRTFKVCDEALQSARLTAADIDAVILVGGPTRLPIIRNSVKHYFQKDPLEGINPDQVVAMGAALQSHALLDSKTETFLVDVTPLTLRIGTVGGYTEKIIDKNTPVPIDRSKTFTTSRDGQEKVKIRVYQGESNRAEECEMLGEFEFSGFRIGYRGEVKIEVTFEINTDGLVNVSACDVETGQKTSTTITLSSGMTEADIQQSIQSNRNTRLAGHNSSDLPAVAN; this is translated from the coding sequence ATGGCGGACGACATCGCAATCGGCATCGACCTGGGCACGTCGTACTCATGCGTGTCGGTCGTCCATGAAGGCCAACCCACGGTCATCCCCAACGAGTGGGGCGAGACGACGCATGCCTCGTGCGTGTCCTTCCTGGAGGAAGGGTCCGTGCTCGTGGGCAACGCGGCGAAGAAGAACATCATCACCAGCCCCGAGAACACGGTGTACTCGGCCAAGCGGCTCATCGGCCGGTACTACTTCTCCGACGAGGTGAAGAAGGCGCAGGCGGTGATGCCCTACCGCATCGTCGAGGGCGACAACAACTCGGTGCGCATCGGCGTGCGGGAGCGCAGCTATTCGCTGCCGGAGATCTCCGCGCTGGTGCTCAAGGAGATGAAGGCCGTCGCGGAGACGTACCTGGGCCGCGAGGTGCACAAGGCGGTCATCACCGTCCCCGCGTACTTCAACGACAACCAGCGCCAGGCGACGAAGGACGCGGGCCGCATCGCGGGGCTGGAGGTGCTTCGCATCCTCAACGAGCCCACGGCGGCGGCGCTGGCGTACGGCTTCGGCCGGGACGTCAACCAGCGCGTCGTCGTCTACGACCTGGGCGGCGGCACGTTCGACGTGTCCATCCTGGAGATCGGCAAGGACGTCTTCGAGGTGCTGGCCACGGCGGGTGACACGTACCTGGGCGGCGACGACTTCGACGACCGCATCATGACGTGGATGGCGGACGACTTCCTCAACCGCACGCGGCTGGACCTGAGGCAGAACAAGTACTGCCTGCAGATGCTGAAGGACGCGGCGGAGAAGGCGAAGATCGACGTGGGCCAGTACGGCACCGCGGACATCCTGTGCGCGGGCATCTGCCAGGACGCCAACGGCAACGTGATGGACCTGCGCAACACGCTCAACCAGGACCAGTTCAACCGGATGGTGATGGACCTGGTGCAGCGCACGTTCAAGGTCTGCGACGAGGCGCTCCAGAGCGCGCGGCTGACGGCGGCGGACATCGACGCGGTCATCCTGGTGGGCGGGCCCACGCGGCTGCCCATCATCCGCAACTCGGTGAAGCACTATTTCCAGAAGGATCCGCTGGAGGGCATCAACCCGGATCAGGTCGTGGCCATGGGCGCCGCGCTCCAGTCGCACGCGCTGCTCGACAGCAAGACGGAGACGTTCCTGGTGGACGTCACGCCGCTGACGCTGCGGATTGGCACCGTGGGCGGGTACACGGAGAAGATCATCGACAAGAACACGCCGGTGCCCATCGACCGGTCGAAGACCTTCACCACCAGCCGTGACGGGCAGGAGAAGGTGAAGATCCGCGTGTACCAGGGTGAGTCCAACCGCGCCGAGGAGTGCGAGATGCTGGGCGAGTTCGAGTTCTCGGGCTTCCGCATCGGGTATCGCGGCGAGGTGAAGATCGAAGTGACGTTCGAGATCAACACGGACGGTCTGGTGAACGTGTCCGCGTGCGACGTGGAGACGGGACAGAAGACGTCCACGACGATCACGTTGTCGTCCGGCATGACGGAGGCGGACATCCAGCAGTCGATCCAGTCGAACCGCAACACGCGGCTCGCCGGCCACAACAGCAGCGACCTGCCCGCCGTGGCCAACTAG
- a CDS encoding J domain-containing protein, giving the protein MPTPPPVARGPSAVPTMQPLSPAIPPVAPAARPPSVPTIAPAGVRPPGAPAARPVPTVGPVTPPPVAPRPPVPPAISATPPPVLAIGQIVPPIAPATPAPPRPGNRPTTSLPALAPAGAPRPPTPPPVAPPRPPAASTPPTPPATAGGPALSPEQLADLEARCAKLDQMDYFEVLGLDRAAVPSDIKKAFYKESRVYHPDRFFQLESKALKDQVNELYKRVTEAYYVLRDDTKRKKYLTDIAGPDRAQKLRFTDASEAETKAAAKKEQEEQIGTHPKGRQFYAQAQKDLESGNPSAAERNLKMALTYEPSNARYKEALADAQKQSADKSKGDSSFKIR; this is encoded by the coding sequence ATGCCGACGCCGCCGCCCGTGGCTCGCGGTCCCTCGGCCGTGCCGACCATGCAGCCGCTGAGCCCGGCGATTCCGCCGGTGGCTCCCGCGGCCCGTCCGCCCTCGGTGCCCACCATCGCCCCCGCGGGTGTCCGGCCTCCGGGCGCTCCCGCCGCGCGCCCCGTCCCCACCGTGGGCCCGGTGACGCCGCCGCCCGTCGCGCCCAGGCCTCCGGTTCCTCCCGCCATCTCCGCGACACCGCCGCCGGTGCTCGCCATCGGGCAGATCGTCCCGCCCATCGCTCCGGCGACTCCCGCGCCGCCGCGCCCCGGTAACCGCCCCACCACGTCCCTGCCCGCGCTCGCGCCCGCCGGCGCTCCCCGGCCTCCGACGCCACCGCCCGTGGCTCCGCCGCGCCCTCCCGCCGCCAGCACGCCTCCAACGCCGCCCGCCACCGCGGGAGGCCCGGCCCTCAGCCCGGAGCAGCTCGCGGACCTGGAGGCCCGCTGCGCGAAGCTCGACCAGATGGACTACTTCGAGGTGCTCGGCCTGGACCGCGCCGCGGTCCCCAGCGACATCAAGAAGGCGTTCTACAAAGAGAGCCGCGTCTACCACCCGGACCGCTTCTTCCAACTGGAGTCCAAGGCCCTCAAGGACCAGGTGAACGAGCTCTACAAGCGCGTCACCGAGGCCTATTACGTCCTGCGCGACGACACCAAGCGCAAGAAGTACCTCACCGACATCGCCGGCCCGGACCGCGCGCAGAAGCTGCGCTTCACCGACGCCTCCGAGGCCGAGACGAAGGCCGCCGCGAAGAAGGAACAGGAAGAGCAGATCGGCACCCACCCCAAGGGCCGTCAGTTCTACGCACAGGCCCAGAAGGACCTGGAGTCCGGCAACCCCTCCGCCGCGGAGCGCAACCTCAAGATGGCGCTCACCTACGAGCCCTCCAACGCCCGCTACAAGGAAGCCCTCGCGGACGCCCAGAAGCAGTCCGCGGACAAGTCCAAGGGCGACTCCTCGTTCAAGATCCGCTAG
- a CDS encoding CvpA family protein, translating into MVIDLILLGMVLFFGLLGALSGAARQVANSVGLAAGYFVSRKLAPVVGPQLAVALGSPLLIGTLFGTVLLFVVTWLTVRYALGALLLRFLSGKDPDERGLDRTLGFVLGGGKMAALFWVCLSALTFMEQHVVIAGQRWGVAPKGSVAFDLSRRFNLFELTQFAPLEDLVQVAQATHDPAKAKKLQEDPAYKALRKDPRFQLALSHRDLQNALERGDTRALLRNDVVLQLIQDPQAAARLGAAARASEKPTPAKR; encoded by the coding sequence ATGGTCATCGACCTCATCCTCCTGGGCATGGTGCTGTTCTTCGGCCTCCTCGGCGCCCTCTCCGGCGCCGCCCGGCAGGTGGCCAACTCCGTGGGGCTCGCGGCGGGCTACTTCGTCTCGCGCAAGCTCGCGCCCGTCGTTGGCCCCCAGCTCGCCGTCGCGCTGGGCTCACCGCTGCTCATCGGGACGCTCTTCGGCACGGTGCTGCTCTTCGTCGTCACGTGGCTCACCGTGCGCTACGCGCTGGGCGCGCTGCTCCTGCGCTTCCTCTCCGGCAAGGACCCGGACGAGCGAGGCCTGGACCGCACCCTGGGCTTCGTGCTCGGCGGAGGGAAGATGGCGGCCCTGTTCTGGGTCTGCCTGAGCGCGCTGACGTTCATGGAGCAGCACGTCGTCATCGCCGGGCAGCGCTGGGGCGTGGCCCCCAAGGGCTCCGTCGCCTTCGACCTGTCCCGCCGCTTCAACCTCTTCGAGCTGACCCAGTTCGCCCCGCTGGAGGACCTGGTCCAGGTGGCCCAGGCCACGCACGACCCGGCGAAGGCGAAGAAGCTCCAGGAGGATCCGGCCTACAAGGCGCTGCGCAAGGACCCGCGCTTCCAGCTCGCGCTGTCGCACCGGGACCTGCAGAACGCGCTGGAGCGCGGCGACACGCGCGCCCTCTTGCGCAACGACGTGGTGCTCCAGCTCATCCAGGATCCGCAGGCGGCGGCACGGCTGGGCGCCGCCGCCCGGGCCTCCGAGAAGCCCACGCCCGCTAAGCGGTGA
- the speA gene encoding biosynthetic arginine decarboxylase, whose translation MAAPSPQHRWTLADAHELYGIRNWGSPYFGINDKGHVCVHPDGPAAPSMDLKELVDEVRRRGIGLPLLLRFTDVLRHRVVHLNNAFKKAIADQGYKGLYRGVYPIKVNQHRYVVETIIEAGKEHTYGLEAGSKPELLAVMALLDSEDALVICNGYKDEEYIETALFYSRLGRNVILVVEKPSELPLIAEVARRTGITPRLGMRVKLSTRGAGKWEASGGDRSKFGLSSSELMNCIGFMKDAGLLASFELLHFHLGSQISNIRNVKNALREVGCFYVEVARQGAPLKYLDVGGGLGVDYDGSQTNFASSMNYTTEEYANDVVFGVMEACDRAGVPHPTLVSESGRAVVAHHAVLVVDVLGTSEFDPSQTPDKVDDKAPSVVRNLYSTFREVTNKNVIEAFHDAQDAKEESLQLFSLGHLSLEQRVAAENLYWAICHKILRVAREAGEIPEELEALEKQLSDTYFCNFSVFQSLPDSWAIDQLFPMMPIHRLAEKPTRRATLADITCDSDGKIEHFIDKREVKDALELHALNSDDYYLGIFLVGAYQEILGDLHNLFGDTHTVQVSLAPGGGYLIDHVVAGDTVTEVLNYVSYNKDDLVAKLRKFTELALRQGRITLDESRNLLRVYEDGLSGYTYLEREVDATFTSASQLRLLPGPENGAARPPVTPSGT comes from the coding sequence ATGGCCGCTCCCTCCCCTCAGCACCGCTGGACCCTGGCCGATGCCCACGAGCTGTACGGCATCCGCAACTGGGGCTCGCCCTACTTCGGCATCAACGACAAGGGCCACGTGTGCGTCCACCCGGACGGGCCCGCCGCTCCGAGCATGGACCTCAAGGAGCTGGTGGACGAGGTCCGCCGCCGGGGCATCGGCCTGCCGCTGCTCCTGCGCTTCACGGACGTGCTGCGCCACCGCGTGGTGCACCTGAACAACGCGTTCAAGAAGGCCATCGCGGATCAGGGCTACAAGGGCCTGTACCGGGGCGTGTACCCCATCAAGGTGAACCAGCACCGCTACGTGGTGGAGACCATCATCGAGGCGGGCAAGGAGCACACCTACGGCCTGGAGGCCGGCAGCAAGCCGGAGCTGCTCGCCGTCATGGCGCTGCTGGACAGCGAGGACGCGCTCGTCATCTGCAACGGCTACAAGGACGAGGAGTACATCGAGACGGCGCTCTTCTACTCACGCCTGGGCCGCAACGTCATCCTGGTGGTGGAGAAGCCCAGCGAGCTGCCCCTCATCGCGGAGGTGGCGCGCCGCACCGGCATCACGCCGCGGCTGGGCATGCGCGTGAAGCTGTCCACGCGCGGCGCCGGCAAGTGGGAGGCGTCCGGCGGTGACCGCTCCAAGTTCGGCCTGTCCTCGTCGGAGCTGATGAACTGCATCGGCTTCATGAAGGACGCGGGCCTGCTGGCCTCGTTCGAGCTGCTGCACTTCCACCTGGGCAGCCAGATCTCCAACATCCGCAACGTGAAGAACGCGCTGCGCGAGGTGGGCTGCTTCTACGTGGAGGTGGCCCGCCAGGGCGCGCCCCTGAAGTACCTGGACGTGGGCGGCGGCCTGGGCGTGGACTACGACGGCTCCCAGACGAACTTCGCCTCCTCCATGAACTACACGACGGAGGAGTACGCCAACGACGTCGTCTTCGGCGTGATGGAGGCGTGCGACCGCGCGGGCGTGCCGCACCCCACGCTCGTCTCCGAGTCCGGCCGCGCCGTCGTGGCGCACCACGCGGTGCTGGTGGTGGACGTGCTGGGCACCAGCGAGTTCGACCCGTCCCAGACGCCCGACAAGGTGGACGACAAGGCGCCCTCCGTGGTGCGCAACCTCTATTCGACGTTCCGCGAGGTCACGAACAAGAACGTCATCGAGGCCTTCCACGACGCGCAGGACGCCAAGGAGGAGAGCCTCCAGCTGTTCTCCCTGGGCCACCTGTCGCTGGAGCAGCGCGTGGCGGCGGAGAACCTCTACTGGGCCATCTGCCACAAGATCTTGCGCGTGGCGCGCGAGGCCGGGGAGATTCCGGAGGAGCTGGAGGCGCTGGAGAAGCAGCTGTCGGACACGTACTTCTGCAACTTCTCCGTGTTCCAGTCGCTGCCGGACTCGTGGGCCATTGATCAGCTCTTCCCGATGATGCCCATCCACCGCCTGGCGGAGAAGCCGACCCGGCGCGCGACGCTGGCGGACATCACCTGCGACTCGGACGGGAAGATCGAGCACTTCATCGACAAGCGCGAGGTGAAGGACGCGCTGGAGCTGCACGCGCTCAACAGCGACGACTACTACCTGGGCATCTTCCTGGTGGGCGCGTACCAGGAGATTTTGGGCGACCTGCACAACCTCTTCGGGGACACGCACACGGTGCAGGTGTCGCTGGCTCCGGGCGGCGGCTACCTCATCGACCACGTCGTCGCCGGGGACACCGTGACGGAAGTGCTCAACTACGTGAGCTACAACAAGGACGACCTCGTCGCGAAGCTGCGCAAGTTCACGGAGCTGGCGCTGCGCCAGGGGCGCATCACCCTGGACGAGTCGCGCAACCTGCTGCGCGTCTACGAGGACGGCCTGTCCGGCTACACGTACCTGGAGCGGGAGGTGGACGCGACGTTCACCTCCGCCAGCCAGCTGCGCCTCCTGCCCGGCCCCGAGAACGGGGCGGCGCGTCCGCCCGTCACGCCCTCGGGGACCTGA
- a CDS encoding OsmC family protein codes for MSQQPATGVVMSLVSAPQLKTQVTHGPSGATLPTEAPKDNGGTGGSFSPTDLVATALASCVVTTMHLMAGKEGITLGEVRATVEKRMTPPPRKIGELVLSILMPSGLAPEQRAMLEKIAHECPVARSLHPDVKVTASFGYPD; via the coding sequence ATGAGTCAGCAGCCCGCGACGGGTGTGGTGATGTCCCTGGTGAGTGCTCCCCAGCTGAAGACGCAGGTGACGCACGGTCCGTCCGGCGCGACGCTGCCCACGGAGGCGCCGAAGGACAACGGCGGCACCGGCGGCAGCTTCTCCCCCACGGACCTGGTGGCCACGGCGCTGGCGTCCTGTGTCGTGACGACCATGCACCTGATGGCCGGCAAGGAGGGCATCACCCTGGGCGAGGTGCGCGCGACGGTGGAGAAGCGGATGACCCCGCCGCCGCGCAAGATTGGCGAGCTGGTGCTCTCCATCCTGATGCCGTCCGGCCTGGCGCCGGAGCAGCGCGCGATGCTGGAGAAGATCGCCCACGAGTGTCCCGTGGCGCGCAGCCTCCACCCGGACGTGAAGGTGACGGCGTCGTTCGGTTACCCGGACTGA
- a CDS encoding deoxyhypusine synthase family protein: MAKTQTPKKSTLRAAYANARKADPRPITGKEKPAELLAHAFSAYVGRQERTAFELMQQSVQQDASIFLTLSGAMTPAGLHQSCIIPLVEKGIISAITTTGANLYHDAHRIIGHGIREVNPNAGDLQYRLARIIRIYDLGFWEEALLDTDRLFSAILRQPQFQRKMTTPEFHYLLGKAIHGIEKQLGVKQPSLLSTCYKHGVPIWVGAVQDGSIFLNVVKLKRLLGDEFKFELDINDDVYSMAAMQHYCRHHGSGKLAIWILGGGVPKNYTLQGEPLLDQILNVPTSGFDIDVQFCVDPVDNGALSSCPAGEGHTWGKVSVEAVETGSMYVHCDVTAVFPWLTHALFSEPKNKRKPMRLMDKMDDAVKFLDADVKKRSKSLMKTLDWSVEDAEPSSEEDAKSHDSFVR, translated from the coding sequence ATGGCCAAGACCCAGACCCCGAAGAAGTCCACCCTTCGCGCCGCCTACGCGAACGCGCGCAAGGCGGATCCGCGCCCCATCACCGGCAAGGAGAAGCCGGCGGAGCTGCTCGCGCACGCGTTCAGCGCGTACGTGGGCCGCCAGGAGCGCACCGCGTTCGAGCTGATGCAGCAGTCCGTGCAGCAGGACGCGTCCATCTTCCTCACGCTGTCAGGCGCCATGACGCCCGCGGGCCTGCACCAGTCCTGCATCATCCCGCTGGTGGAGAAGGGCATCATCTCCGCCATCACCACCACGGGCGCCAACCTCTACCACGACGCCCACCGCATCATCGGCCACGGCATCCGCGAGGTGAACCCCAACGCGGGCGACCTCCAGTACCGCCTGGCGCGCATCATCCGCATCTACGACCTGGGCTTCTGGGAAGAGGCGCTGCTCGACACCGACCGCCTCTTCTCCGCCATCCTCCGGCAGCCGCAGTTCCAGCGGAAGATGACCACCCCGGAGTTCCACTACCTCCTGGGCAAGGCCATCCACGGCATCGAGAAGCAGCTGGGCGTGAAGCAGCCGTCGCTCCTGTCCACCTGCTACAAGCACGGCGTGCCCATCTGGGTGGGCGCGGTGCAGGACGGCTCCATCTTCCTCAACGTCGTGAAGCTCAAGCGCCTGCTGGGCGACGAGTTCAAGTTCGAGCTCGACATCAACGACGACGTCTATTCCATGGCCGCCATGCAGCACTACTGCCGCCACCACGGCAGCGGGAAGCTGGCCATCTGGATCCTGGGCGGTGGCGTGCCCAAGAACTACACGCTCCAGGGCGAGCCGCTGCTCGACCAGATTTTGAACGTCCCCACGTCCGGCTTCGACATCGACGTGCAGTTCTGCGTGGACCCGGTGGACAACGGCGCGCTGTCCAGCTGCCCGGCCGGTGAGGGCCACACCTGGGGCAAGGTGTCCGTGGAGGCGGTGGAGACGGGCTCCATGTACGTGCACTGCGACGTGACGGCGGTGTTCCCCTGGCTCACGCACGCGCTGTTCAGCGAGCCCAAGAACAAGCGCAAGCCCATGCGCCTGATGGACAAGATGGACGACGCGGTGAAGTTCCTGGACGCGGACGTCAAGAAGCGCAGCAAGTCGCTGATGAAGACGCTGGACTGGAGCGTCGAGGACGCCGAGCCCTCCTCCGAAGAGGATGCGAAGTCCCACGACAGCTTCGTGCGTTAG
- a CDS encoding MXAN_2756 family trypsin-like serine endoprotease has product MFRPFLLVPALLCLLLALPSRAGAEARPSRADLQRVLELHARSSVRVRGPQHAGPGIIVGADGQVLTAVSLVGPDSVQVVHAGNALTARVVLSSTALQVAVVAGPQGTWPAVPVRLVPEGLAGRWVVGVMPARKKGQRDTPRAAVAKAAPAPFFDVALTLAPGSPLYDGDGRLVGVVVERRGRGVRALPLSAVKAELASADAP; this is encoded by the coding sequence ATGTTCCGCCCGTTCCTTCTCGTCCCCGCCCTGCTGTGTCTCCTCCTGGCCCTGCCCTCGCGGGCCGGCGCGGAGGCCCGTCCGTCGCGCGCCGACCTCCAGCGCGTGCTGGAATTGCACGCCCGCTCGTCCGTGCGCGTGCGCGGCCCCCAGCACGCGGGCCCCGGCATCATCGTGGGCGCGGATGGCCAGGTGCTCACCGCCGTGTCGCTCGTGGGCCCCGACTCCGTCCAGGTGGTGCACGCGGGCAACGCCCTGACGGCGCGCGTGGTGCTCTCCAGCACGGCGCTCCAGGTCGCGGTGGTGGCGGGTCCCCAGGGCACGTGGCCCGCGGTGCCGGTGCGGCTGGTGCCGGAGGGGCTCGCGGGGCGCTGGGTGGTGGGCGTGATGCCCGCGCGCAAGAAGGGCCAGCGAGACACGCCCAGGGCCGCGGTGGCGAAGGCCGCCCCCGCGCCGTTCTTCGACGTGGCCCTGACGCTCGCGCCGGGCAGCCCGCTGTATGACGGGGACGGGCGGCTGGTGGGCGTCGTCGTCGAGCGCCGGGGCCGCGGGGTTCGCGCCCTGCCCCTGTCCGCGGTGAAGGCGGAGCTCGCCTCGGCGGACGCGCCATGA
- the mrtX gene encoding myxosortase MrtX: MSRPSGPPFKVSAVQEAMGLWALGFLGIIAAFLIAGGTSVPKLVATVGFLYLPLIPMRWRDEDYRDYGLTLRAWRQDLKLFLVMCAIVGPLFFAGFAAFVQVVPHLPPGLARHLTPIIGEGHFQPRLPPRFGEWVIDQLFVVALPEEFFYRGYLQARLRDAWPQGRVVLGARLGRAFWVTALLFALGHLAIFQTWRLAVFFPALLFGWMRERTGTIVGCSLFHAACNLYVRFLEVSFFGGP; this comes from the coding sequence ATGAGCCGGCCTTCGGGGCCCCCGTTCAAGGTGAGCGCGGTGCAGGAGGCCATGGGCCTCTGGGCGCTGGGCTTCCTGGGCATCATCGCGGCGTTCCTCATCGCCGGGGGCACCAGCGTGCCCAAGCTGGTGGCCACGGTGGGCTTCCTCTACCTGCCGCTCATCCCCATGCGCTGGCGCGACGAGGACTACCGCGACTACGGCCTCACCCTGCGCGCGTGGAGGCAGGACCTGAAGCTGTTCCTGGTGATGTGCGCCATCGTGGGGCCGCTGTTCTTCGCGGGCTTCGCCGCCTTCGTGCAGGTGGTGCCGCACCTGCCGCCCGGGCTCGCGCGCCACCTGACGCCCATCATCGGCGAAGGCCACTTCCAGCCGCGCCTGCCGCCGCGATTTGGCGAGTGGGTGATTGATCAGCTCTTCGTCGTGGCCCTGCCGGAGGAGTTCTTCTACCGGGGCTACCTCCAGGCCCGCCTGCGCGACGCGTGGCCCCAGGGGCGCGTGGTGCTGGGCGCGCGGCTGGGGCGCGCCTTCTGGGTGACGGCGCTCCTCTTCGCGCTGGGCCACCTGGCCATCTTCCAGACGTGGAGGCTGGCGGTGTTCTTCCCCGCCCTCCTCTTCGGCTGGATGCGCGAGCGCACCGGCACGATCGTCGGCTGCTCGCTCTTCCACGCCGCCTGCAACCTCTACGTGCGCTTCCTGGAGGTCTCCTTCTTCGGCGGCCCGTAG